In one window of Frigoriglobus tundricola DNA:
- a CDS encoding glycosyltransferase family 9 protein — protein MTLDRVDAHRIAIIKPSALGDIVHSLPVLSALRVRFPAASITWVVNRSCESLLTGHPDLTDTLPFDRGALKGVRSSLATVWKFAGELRRKRFDLVIDMQGLLRSGIMARLTGAPIRVGFANAREGSRYAYTHKLNSPPLTAAHAVDRMWTVAEAFGVGDLPKVFRVPLRPVEVEAARAALAALPRPVVAVAVGAKWVTKRWPAAHFAELLNRAHARTGGSAVFVGASEDSALSREVTAALRGPAVDLTGRTTLPRLSAVLSLADVMLGNDTGPLHLAAALGRPCVAPYTCTKVTRHGPYTQGTNCVETAVPCGGSYLKKCSNMICMPDLTPDRLWPKLAETLDTWKRQRGSLSA, from the coding sequence ATGACGCTGGACCGGGTCGATGCGCACCGCATCGCGATCATCAAGCCGAGTGCGCTGGGCGACATCGTTCACTCGCTCCCGGTCCTCTCGGCCCTGCGCGTCCGGTTCCCCGCGGCCAGTATCACCTGGGTCGTGAACCGCTCGTGCGAATCGCTCCTCACCGGCCACCCGGACCTGACGGACACCCTCCCGTTCGACCGCGGCGCGCTCAAGGGCGTCCGCAGTTCGCTCGCGACCGTGTGGAAATTCGCGGGCGAGTTGCGCCGCAAGCGGTTCGATCTGGTGATCGACATGCAGGGGCTGCTCCGGAGCGGCATCATGGCCCGGCTCACCGGCGCGCCGATCCGCGTGGGGTTCGCCAACGCCCGCGAGGGCAGCCGGTACGCGTACACGCACAAGCTGAACTCACCGCCGCTGACCGCGGCGCACGCGGTCGATCGCATGTGGACCGTGGCGGAGGCGTTTGGCGTCGGGGACTTGCCGAAGGTGTTCCGCGTGCCACTTCGGCCGGTTGAGGTGGAGGCCGCGCGGGCCGCGCTCGCCGCCCTCCCGCGGCCGGTGGTCGCGGTCGCGGTCGGCGCGAAGTGGGTCACGAAGCGGTGGCCCGCGGCCCACTTCGCCGAACTCCTGAATCGCGCGCACGCCCGTACCGGCGGCTCGGCGGTGTTCGTGGGCGCGAGCGAGGATTCCGCGCTGTCGCGTGAGGTGACCGCCGCCCTCCGCGGGCCGGCGGTCGACCTGACCGGTCGGACGACGCTCCCGCGGCTCTCCGCCGTGCTGTCGCTCGCGGACGTGATGCTCGGCAACGACACCGGCCCGCTCCACCTGGCCGCGGCGCTCGGCCGCCCCTGCGTCGCGCCGTACACCTGCACGAAGGTGACCCGGCACGGGCCGTACACCCAGGGCACGAACTGTGTGGAGACCGCGGTGCCGTGCGGCGGCAGCTACCTCAAGAAATGCAGTAACATGATCTGCATGCCGGACCTGACTCCCGACCGGCTGTGGCCGAAGCTCGCCGAGACCCTCGACACATGGAAACGCCAGCGCGGTTCCCTTTCCGCCTGA
- a CDS encoding MFS transporter, whose protein sequence is MNDSPLPETAPAAPSSNARQTKGALGIVWLVVFIDLLGFGIVLPVMPRQVEPYLAHLELTATAKGAVIGLLFSVFSLMQFVFSPVWGRISDRIGRRPVLLISLLGSVVFYALYGAAVTFDAAQAELAIGLVLLARIGAGIAGASVGTAAAVIADCTTREKRAKGMALIGIAFGAGFTFGPLIAYFGLALFSQAPWGVGALASGLSLVALLIAFFVFKETRDPENKAGKEFFSVAKTVEVLSMPTVGALVLIYFLAIFAFANFEATLALLTQAAFQMTDEDNFLVFATVGAVLTFAGGAYRPMVKKRSETALLKFGVVTMIFGLGGIGLVAYLASTPDSGAGRVLKPLFYLAMAVSVIGFAFVNPSVSALVSKRSDPARQGEVQGVNQAFASLGRILGPFLGSVLFQAEASRTLPYLAAVLTLLVVIAILPKVRK, encoded by the coding sequence ATGAACGACTCTCCGCTGCCCGAAACCGCACCGGCCGCCCCCAGTTCGAACGCCCGCCAGACCAAGGGCGCGCTGGGGATCGTCTGGCTCGTCGTGTTCATCGACCTGCTCGGCTTCGGCATCGTCCTGCCGGTGATGCCGCGTCAGGTCGAGCCGTACCTGGCGCACCTGGAACTCACGGCGACCGCAAAGGGTGCGGTGATCGGCTTGCTGTTCTCGGTGTTCTCGCTCATGCAGTTCGTGTTCAGTCCGGTCTGGGGCCGCATTTCCGACCGCATCGGCCGCCGGCCGGTTCTTCTCATCAGCCTCCTGGGCTCGGTCGTCTTCTACGCCCTCTACGGCGCCGCGGTCACGTTCGACGCGGCCCAAGCGGAGCTCGCCATCGGGCTCGTCCTTCTGGCGCGGATCGGTGCCGGCATCGCGGGCGCGAGCGTCGGCACCGCGGCGGCCGTGATCGCCGACTGCACGACGCGGGAGAAGCGCGCGAAGGGCATGGCGCTCATCGGGATCGCGTTCGGGGCCGGGTTCACGTTCGGGCCGCTGATCGCCTACTTCGGGCTGGCCCTCTTCTCCCAGGCGCCGTGGGGCGTGGGCGCGCTGGCGTCCGGGCTGTCGCTCGTCGCGCTGCTCATCGCGTTCTTCGTCTTCAAGGAAACGCGGGACCCGGAAAACAAGGCCGGGAAGGAGTTCTTCAGCGTCGCGAAGACGGTGGAGGTGCTGAGCATGCCGACCGTCGGCGCGCTCGTGCTGATCTACTTCCTGGCGATCTTCGCGTTCGCCAACTTCGAGGCCACGCTGGCGCTGCTCACGCAGGCGGCGTTCCAGATGACCGACGAGGACAACTTCCTGGTGTTCGCGACGGTCGGCGCGGTCCTCACGTTCGCCGGCGGCGCGTACCGCCCGATGGTGAAGAAGCGGTCGGAAACGGCACTGCTGAAGTTCGGCGTCGTGACGATGATCTTCGGGTTGGGCGGGATCGGTCTCGTAGCGTACCTCGCGTCCACCCCGGACAGTGGCGCCGGTCGCGTCCTGAAGCCGCTGTTTTATCTGGCAATGGCCGTCTCGGTGATCGGGTTCGCGTTCGTGAACCCGTCGGTGTCGGCGCTCGTGTCGAAGCGGTCCGACCCGGCGCGCCAGGGCGAGGTGCAGGGCGTGAACCAGGCGTTCGCGTCGCTCGGCCGCATCCTCGGGCCGTTCCTCGGATCGGTCTTGTTCCAGGCGGAAGCGTCGCGCACACTACCGTACCTTGCGGCCGTACTCACGCTACTGGTCGTAATCGCGATACTGCCAAAAGTTCGGAAGTAA